A stretch of the Archangium violaceum genome encodes the following:
- a CDS encoding metallopeptidase TldD-related protein — protein sequence MTASGEHDMPESTSERPGGTASCAGLDLGELAGEAHARMASFTRSQASTGAELVLSASRRLSLEYEVGTGRVSLSRGESVSAAARVWREEGSGFASLSVGDADDLGRVLSEAWERGRTGARSPLPALPAPTEPPRSLPGLSAAQAREQAEHLARTVLPPGVVVQAAVLTYSASGSVLVRGEGIVQGHVDARREAIVRCETSRGAVVDGVAAPLGEPWDLEPLRARLARAVDALEGPAEAADPGLPLVLRPAVAAPLVAALSWMLRGDVAAATPALARAVGKKLFPSVLSVEDDPRHPLGAWRRSEDDEGAPARPLRLVDEGRFLGFLHSAATAALLGVVPNGRGLRSEGSPPTPSALGLFVVPRADALPEHYTELVARVETFTTMPRPGVVSLMAGGWEVRRGQRVRRLAPVELRLPVLETLRALRGVGADLAFFPTADGCGTPTLLLPPLLGG from the coding sequence GTGACGGCGAGCGGTGAGCACGACATGCCGGAGAGCACGAGCGAGCGACCGGGCGGAACCGCCTCGTGCGCGGGGCTGGACCTGGGCGAGCTGGCCGGGGAGGCCCATGCGCGGATGGCGTCGTTCACGCGGAGCCAGGCTTCCACCGGAGCGGAGCTCGTCCTCTCCGCGAGCCGTCGGCTATCGCTGGAGTACGAGGTGGGCACGGGGCGCGTCTCCCTCTCGCGAGGGGAGTCCGTATCGGCGGCGGCGCGGGTCTGGCGAGAAGAGGGTTCCGGCTTCGCCTCACTGAGCGTGGGAGATGCCGACGATCTCGGGCGCGTGCTGTCCGAAGCCTGGGAGCGAGGGCGGACGGGGGCTCGCTCGCCGCTACCCGCGCTACCGGCCCCGACCGAGCCGCCGCGCTCGCTCCCGGGGCTTTCCGCCGCTCAGGCCCGCGAGCAGGCCGAGCACCTCGCTCGGACGGTGCTCCCGCCCGGTGTCGTCGTCCAGGCGGCGGTGCTCACGTACTCCGCGAGCGGGTCCGTGCTCGTGCGTGGCGAGGGCATCGTTCAGGGACACGTGGATGCGCGGCGGGAGGCCATCGTGCGGTGCGAGACATCGCGCGGGGCCGTCGTGGACGGAGTGGCCGCGCCGCTGGGAGAGCCCTGGGATCTGGAGCCCCTGCGAGCGCGGCTCGCTCGAGCCGTGGACGCATTGGAGGGCCCGGCGGAGGCGGCCGATCCAGGCCTGCCGCTCGTGCTCCGGCCCGCGGTCGCGGCGCCACTCGTCGCGGCGCTGTCATGGATGCTCCGAGGGGACGTGGCGGCGGCGACTCCCGCCCTGGCGCGAGCGGTGGGCAAGAAGCTCTTCCCCTCGGTGTTGTCCGTGGAGGACGACCCGCGCCACCCGCTCGGAGCCTGGCGGCGGAGCGAGGATGACGAGGGGGCCCCGGCGCGTCCGCTGCGGCTCGTCGACGAGGGCCGCTTCCTGGGGTTCCTCCACTCGGCGGCGACGGCGGCGCTGCTCGGAGTCGTGCCCAACGGCCGGGGCCTGCGCTCCGAGGGCTCGCCGCCCACGCCCTCGGCGCTCGGCCTCTTCGTGGTTCCTCGCGCAGACGCCCTCCCGGAGCACTACACGGAGCTTGTGGCGCGCGTGGAGACGTTCACCACCATGCCTCGCCCCGGGGTGGTGTCGCTGATGGCGGGAGGTTGGGAGGTGCGGCGGGGCCAGCGCGTGCGGCGGCTCGCTCCCGTGGAGCTCCGGCTGCCGGTGCTGGAGACATTGCGCGCGCTGCGCGGGGTGGGGGCGGACCTGGCGTTCTTCCCCACCGCGGACGGGTGTGGCACGCCGACGCTCCTCCTCCCGCCGCTGCTGGGAGGATGA
- a CDS encoding TldD/PmbA family protein — MSDWFVERREVSEIIHQPSGLRVQPPTLERGYAVRREFPGGMEQLWTEVARDTLPAGALPGEVASRARELFTPGLELAESTGATEGVVRRLVERAREAGAAHLDVLLREVDQRTLFVGDDRHVTDRRRYALIELKTHATTASGTEELWRCAAYPDGERLRAALPELESLVERMVRLLHESTPVGPCPTGPMPVVFPPGSASGCFFHEVCGHPMEGDVVARGGSYLAHRLGQRVAEPFVSISDDPTDGHEALAYEWDDEGNPSRPVPLIHAGIIGSPLLDARSARELGHSPNGHGRRVGFKHPPLPRMAHTRVEPHQGNLEGLMADLPQGLLVRHLTPRHMNLLSGDFSFYVIEAQEIRDGRPGRRVSPGILGGNGLEALASIDAVGADSQNLFATRGCRKLDHGPLPVSFGQPAVRFRQLHLRPWR, encoded by the coding sequence GTGTCCGACTGGTTCGTGGAGCGGCGCGAGGTCAGCGAGATCATCCACCAGCCCTCGGGGCTGCGCGTCCAACCGCCTACCCTCGAACGAGGCTACGCGGTCCGCCGCGAGTTCCCCGGAGGCATGGAGCAACTCTGGACGGAGGTGGCTCGCGACACGCTCCCGGCCGGCGCCCTGCCCGGAGAGGTGGCGAGCCGAGCGCGCGAGCTGTTCACCCCGGGCCTGGAACTGGCGGAGAGCACGGGTGCCACGGAGGGTGTGGTGCGCCGGCTGGTGGAGCGGGCACGCGAGGCGGGCGCGGCGCACCTGGACGTGTTGCTGCGCGAGGTGGACCAGCGGACCCTCTTCGTGGGCGACGACCGCCACGTGACGGACCGGAGGCGCTACGCCCTCATCGAGCTGAAGACGCATGCCACCACCGCCAGCGGGACGGAGGAGTTGTGGCGCTGCGCGGCCTACCCGGACGGGGAGCGACTGCGCGCGGCCCTGCCGGAGCTCGAGTCCCTGGTGGAGCGGATGGTGCGGCTGCTCCATGAGTCCACCCCCGTCGGGCCCTGCCCCACCGGCCCCATGCCCGTGGTGTTCCCTCCCGGATCGGCCTCCGGCTGCTTCTTCCACGAGGTCTGCGGGCACCCGATGGAGGGAGACGTCGTCGCCCGGGGTGGCTCCTACCTGGCGCACCGCCTCGGCCAGCGCGTGGCCGAGCCCTTCGTCTCCATCTCGGACGACCCCACCGATGGGCACGAGGCGCTCGCCTATGAATGGGATGACGAGGGCAATCCCTCACGCCCCGTGCCACTCATCCACGCGGGCATCATCGGCTCGCCGCTGCTGGACGCGCGGAGCGCCAGGGAGCTGGGCCACTCGCCCAACGGCCACGGCCGGCGCGTGGGCTTCAAGCACCCGCCCCTTCCTCGCATGGCCCACACGCGCGTGGAGCCGCACCAGGGGAACCTCGAGGGCCTCATGGCCGACCTTCCCCAGGGGCTGCTGGTGCGCCACCTGACGCCGCGCCACATGAACCTGCTGTCGGGCGACTTCAGCTTCTACGTGATCGAGGCCCAGGAGATCCGCGATGGCCGCCCGGGACGCAGGGTGTCTCCGGGCATCCTCGGCGGCAACGGCCTGGAGGCCCTGGCCAGCATCGACGCGGTGGGCGCCGACTCCCAGAACCTCTTCGCTACCCGCGGCTGCCGCAAGCTGGACCACGGCCCGCTGCCCGTGTCCTTCGGACAGCCCGCCGTGCGCTTCCGGCAACTCCACCTGCGGCCCTGGCGCTGA
- a CDS encoding cupin-like domain-containing protein codes for MLAPLPTATPAPHGEPSLALPRAFWKDFTRRHWDREPALFKRPFTQHFFTGQEIYEALLEVAGRVRRGEYTLPLRFFIEHEDGPDGLPHYGMALAMAPYLPTREDGELESYLARLDKLLAGKRFGLVLNRAQGFHWNHWLQTTTFLSGLYESVGVPLGSSDSCIFLGNYRYTPFGIHKDNSHVFNFVVAGRKTYSLWPYEALSGRDEVPKGVSLVDKACSIFLRDRQEEAELLSRASFLEADTGDVTYWPVSYWHRAEPTQGLTLSISLGVGFSPPLFTSEAPPQEWPDRLRHAEMPHGRNWQVPAQVRSALRKRAQRKALLAAERESTIEWVRLLTCGALNGAPPEVQEAPLSPTEWIRAHPERPIVCVPLPGKQLLVSAIGRSTTLPSSPPLRRRVERLVSALNAGKPLQVEALEAAFFSRLPTRALKREAFRALLDDLVRWRAVRRCPPPGGKSR; via the coding sequence TTGCTGGCCCCTCTTCCGACCGCAACCCCCGCTCCCCACGGCGAGCCCTCCCTCGCACTGCCCCGCGCCTTCTGGAAGGACTTCACCCGGCGCCATTGGGACCGGGAGCCCGCCCTCTTCAAGCGCCCGTTCACCCAGCACTTCTTCACCGGTCAGGAGATCTACGAGGCGCTCCTCGAGGTGGCCGGGCGCGTGCGCCGGGGCGAATACACCCTTCCCCTGCGCTTCTTCATCGAGCACGAGGACGGTCCCGATGGGCTGCCGCACTACGGCATGGCCCTCGCCATGGCCCCCTACCTGCCCACGCGAGAGGACGGAGAGCTCGAGAGCTATCTGGCGCGTCTGGACAAGCTCCTCGCGGGCAAGCGCTTCGGCCTCGTGCTCAACCGCGCCCAGGGCTTCCACTGGAACCACTGGCTGCAGACGACGACCTTCCTGTCCGGCCTCTACGAGTCCGTCGGCGTGCCGCTGGGCAGCAGCGACTCGTGCATCTTCCTGGGCAACTACCGCTACACGCCCTTCGGCATCCACAAGGACAACTCGCACGTCTTCAACTTCGTCGTCGCGGGAAGGAAGACCTACAGCCTCTGGCCCTACGAGGCGCTCTCCGGACGCGACGAGGTCCCCAAGGGTGTCTCCCTCGTCGACAAGGCCTGCTCCATCTTCCTGCGCGACAGGCAGGAGGAGGCGGAGCTGTTGTCGCGTGCTTCCTTCCTCGAGGCGGACACCGGTGACGTCACCTATTGGCCCGTCTCCTATTGGCACCGCGCCGAGCCCACCCAGGGACTGACCCTCAGCATCTCGCTCGGAGTGGGCTTCAGCCCCCCGCTCTTCACGTCCGAGGCGCCTCCCCAGGAGTGGCCCGACCGCCTGCGCCACGCGGAGATGCCCCACGGGCGAAACTGGCAGGTCCCCGCCCAGGTGCGCTCCGCCCTCCGCAAGCGCGCTCAGCGCAAGGCCCTTCTCGCCGCCGAGCGAGAGAGCACCATCGAGTGGGTCCGTCTCCTCACCTGTGGCGCCCTGAATGGCGCTCCGCCCGAGGTCCAGGAGGCGCCGCTCTCTCCCACCGAGTGGATCCGCGCCCACCCCGAGCGCCCCATCGTCTGCGTCCCCCTGCCGGGCAAGCAGCTGCTCGTCTCCGCCATCGGCCGCTCCACCACTCTTCCCTCCTCGCCTCCCCTCCGCCGCCGCGTCGAGCGCCTCGTCTCCGCCCTCAATGCCGGCAAGCCCCTCCAGGTGGAGGCGCTCGAAGCAGCCTTCTTCTCCCGGTTGCCGACACGTGCCCTCAAACGCGAGGCCTTCCGCGCCCTGCTCGATGACCTCGTGCGCTGGCGCGCCGTGCGGCGCTGCCCTCCTCCCGGCGGGAAGTCCCGCTGA
- a CDS encoding cupin-like domain-containing protein gives MLAPLPTPTPASQGEPSLALPRSFWKDFAKRHWDREAAVFKQPFGNRAPTTGQIYEALLDAGERVRRGEYTLPLRFFIEHEEGPDGLPYYSMLMSLSNHMPRPEDGGVEGYLARLDELLGGKRFGIVFNRLQMYQWTHWQQLSSFLTGLYDAVGVPLGNNESCVFFGNYRYTPFGIHKDNSHAFNLVVEGKKTYSLWPFEMLASREEVPKDPSLIHRPYSLFMKDKAEEKEVLSRATFIEASAGDVAYWPVSFWHRAEPTQGLNISISVSACASPPMFTSMAPPLEWPSTLRSSDLPGKKSWQVPAAVRSALRQRGQRKALLAAERESTIEWVRCLTARAVDAAPPEAQEAPLTPTEWIRAHPERPIVCVPLPGKQLLVSAIGRSTTLPSPPPLRRRVERLVSALNAGKPLQVEALEAAFFSRLPTRAFKREAFRALLDDLVRWRAVRRCPPPGRKSR, from the coding sequence ATGCTGGCCCCCCTCCCCACTCCAACCCCCGCCTCCCAGGGCGAGCCGTCTCTCGCGCTGCCCCGCTCCTTCTGGAAGGACTTCGCCAAACGCCACTGGGACCGCGAAGCCGCCGTCTTCAAGCAACCCTTCGGGAACAGGGCCCCCACCACCGGGCAGATCTACGAGGCGCTGCTCGACGCGGGGGAGCGCGTGCGCCGGGGCGAGTACACCCTGCCCCTGCGCTTCTTCATCGAGCACGAGGAGGGCCCCGACGGGTTGCCGTACTACTCGATGCTCATGTCCCTCTCCAACCACATGCCTCGCCCCGAGGATGGGGGCGTCGAGGGCTACCTGGCGCGCCTGGACGAACTGCTCGGCGGCAAGCGCTTCGGCATCGTCTTCAACCGGCTGCAGATGTACCAGTGGACCCACTGGCAGCAGTTGAGCAGCTTCCTGACGGGCCTCTACGACGCCGTCGGCGTGCCCCTGGGTAACAACGAGTCCTGCGTCTTCTTCGGCAACTACCGCTACACGCCCTTCGGCATCCACAAGGACAACTCGCACGCCTTCAACCTCGTCGTCGAGGGCAAGAAGACCTACAGCCTCTGGCCCTTCGAGATGCTCGCCAGCCGCGAGGAGGTCCCCAAGGATCCCTCCCTCATCCACAGGCCCTACTCCCTCTTCATGAAGGACAAGGCGGAGGAGAAGGAGGTGCTGTCCCGCGCCACCTTCATCGAGGCGAGCGCGGGCGACGTCGCCTACTGGCCCGTCTCCTTCTGGCACCGCGCCGAGCCCACCCAGGGCCTCAACATCAGCATCTCCGTCTCCGCGTGCGCCTCGCCGCCGATGTTCACCTCCATGGCGCCCCCGCTCGAGTGGCCCAGCACCCTGCGCTCCAGCGACCTCCCCGGCAAGAAGAGCTGGCAGGTCCCCGCCGCGGTGCGCTCGGCGCTGCGCCAGCGCGGCCAGCGCAAGGCCCTGCTCGCCGCCGAGCGCGAGAGCACCATCGAGTGGGTCCGCTGCCTCACCGCCAGGGCCGTGGACGCGGCCCCACCCGAGGCCCAGGAGGCGCCGCTCACTCCCACCGAGTGGATCCGCGCCCACCCCGAGCGCCCCATCGTCTGCGTCCCCCTGCCGGGCAAGCAGCTGCTCGTCTCCGCCATCGGCCGCTCCACCACTCTTCCCTCCCCGCCTCCCCTCCGCCGCCGCGTCGAGCGCCTCGTCTCCGCCCTCAACGCCGGCAAGCCCCTCCAGGTGGAGGCGCTCGAAGCAGCCTTCTTCTCCCGGTTGCCAACGCGTGCCTTCAAGCGCGAAGCCTTCCGCGCCCTGCTCGATGATCTCGTGCGCTGGCGCGCCGTGCGGCGCTGCCCTCCTCCCGGCAGGAAGTCCCGCTGA
- a CDS encoding ABC transporter permease, with protein sequence MFTRLAHWMWIYYRLQVLHLRVQLEYEADFWLGIIAMVLRHVTGFIFLWAVFRHVPQVQGWTQWEMLFLYALAIIPIGLVELFYDGPWELAALVNQGELDGLLLRPMPAALQVICQGSSLHGLGSVVLGLVLLGRAVSELNLALSPWQYVFLVASMVGATLLIGSLNFMAHCVVFWEPDTSMQLPVLVQEMATIARYPLSLYDRLLRLVTTWVLPFAFVSYFPGTVLLHRPEANPWLGYGAPLVGVAVTCVAGAVWTRCLAHYQGVGS encoded by the coding sequence ATGTTCACGAGGCTCGCGCACTGGATGTGGATCTACTACCGGCTGCAGGTGCTGCACCTGCGCGTGCAGCTCGAGTACGAGGCCGATTTCTGGCTCGGCATCATCGCCATGGTGCTGCGCCACGTCACCGGCTTCATCTTCCTCTGGGCGGTGTTCCGCCACGTACCCCAGGTGCAGGGGTGGACCCAGTGGGAGATGCTCTTCCTCTACGCCCTGGCCATCATCCCCATCGGGCTGGTCGAGCTCTTCTACGACGGCCCCTGGGAGCTGGCGGCGCTCGTCAACCAGGGGGAGCTGGACGGACTCCTGTTGCGCCCCATGCCGGCGGCGCTCCAGGTCATCTGCCAGGGCTCCAGCCTTCATGGGCTGGGCAGCGTGGTGCTCGGCCTCGTGCTGCTGGGGCGGGCCGTGTCGGAGCTGAACCTCGCCCTCTCCCCCTGGCAGTACGTCTTCCTCGTGGCCAGCATGGTCGGCGCGACGTTGCTCATCGGCTCCCTCAACTTCATGGCCCACTGCGTCGTCTTCTGGGAGCCCGACACCTCCATGCAGCTGCCCGTACTGGTGCAGGAGATGGCGACGATCGCCCGCTATCCCCTGTCGCTCTATGACAGGCTGCTCCGGCTCGTCACCACCTGGGTGCTGCCCTTCGCCTTCGTCAGCTACTTCCCGGGCACCGTGCTGCTGCACAGGCCGGAGGCGAATCCCTGGCTGGGCTACGGAGCACCCCTCGTCGGCGTCGCCGTCACCTGTGTGGCCGGAGCCGTCTGGACGCGGTGCCTCGCGCACTACCAGGGCGTGGGGAGCTGA